A genomic segment from Pseudomonas sessilinigenes encodes:
- the ahbB gene encoding siroheme decarboxylase subunit beta, with amino-acid sequence MNAALDASQALALRRLLETGLPLEARPYQALARQIGAEERQVLAQVEQWQHQGLFRRLGLVLNHRALGFTANAMLVLDIPDALIDEVGQRLSGESAVSLCYQRPRRLPQWRYNLFCMIHGRQRQRVEAQIHDLLQRHLLSDLPHQVLFSTQAFKQCGGRFAPGAVSHG; translated from the coding sequence ATGAACGCCGCCCTCGATGCCAGCCAGGCCCTGGCCCTGCGCCGCCTGCTGGAGACCGGCCTGCCGTTGGAGGCCCGCCCCTACCAAGCCCTAGCCCGGCAGATCGGCGCCGAAGAGCGCCAGGTGCTGGCCCAGGTCGAACAATGGCAGCACCAGGGGCTGTTTCGCCGCCTGGGCCTGGTGCTCAACCACCGCGCCCTGGGTTTCACCGCCAACGCCATGCTGGTGCTGGACATTCCTGACGCGCTGATCGATGAAGTCGGCCAGCGCCTGAGCGGCGAGTCGGCGGTGAGCCTGTGCTACCAGCGGCCGCGGCGCCTGCCGCAATGGCGCTACAACCTGTTCTGCATGATCCACGGCCGCCAGCGCCAACGGGTCGAGGCACAGATCCACGACCTGCTGCAGCGCCATTTACTCAGCGACCTGCCCCACCAGGTGCTGTTCAGCACCCAGGCCTTCAAGCAGTGCGGCGGGCGCTTCGCCCCGGGGGCGGTGAGCCATGGATGA
- a CDS encoding Lrp/AsnC family transcriptional regulator produces the protein MPLDPLEKRLIERFQHGMPVCAEPYLEMAQALDCSQEQVIACLQRMAEHGRLSRIGPVFEHRRAGASTLAALAVPQERLQQVAERINHYPEVNHNYAREHHYNLWFVLTGPDRAHLQNVLTELQADTGLVPLDLPMLTAYRIDLGFALGDAP, from the coding sequence ATGCCCCTCGACCCCCTGGAAAAACGCCTGATCGAACGCTTCCAGCACGGCATGCCGGTGTGCGCCGAGCCGTACCTGGAAATGGCCCAGGCCCTGGATTGCAGCCAGGAGCAGGTGATCGCCTGCCTGCAGCGGATGGCCGAGCACGGGCGCCTGTCGCGCATCGGCCCGGTGTTCGAGCACCGCCGCGCCGGGGCCAGCACCCTGGCCGCCCTGGCGGTGCCCCAGGAGCGCCTGCAGCAAGTGGCCGAGCGCATCAACCACTACCCCGAGGTCAATCACAACTACGCCCGCGAGCACCACTACAACCTGTGGTTCGTGCTCACCGGGCCGGACCGGGCGCACCTGCAGAACGTCCTCACCGAATTGCAGGCCGACACCGGACTGGTCCCCCTGGACTTGCCGATGCTCACGGCCTATCGCATCGACCTGGGTTTCGCCCTGGGAGACGCCCCATGA
- a CDS encoding cytochrome D1 domain-containing protein translates to MIRPLMLGAACALLLSACAQAPLRGSGDLGLVVERATGSVQIVESSQGRALARIEGLGDLSHASAVFSRDQRYAYVFGRDGGLTQVDLLEQRIARRVIQGGNSIGGAISQDGRLIAVSNYVPGGVKVFDAATLELVADIPATLLADGKKRSRVVGLVDAPGQRFVFSLFDTGEIWSADFSQGNTPRITRYTGIGQQPYDALITTDGRYYMAGLFGEDGMAQLDLWHPERGVKRVLGDYGRGQEKLPVYKMPHLEGWAVAGDQAFVPAVGRHQVLVMDARSWQQSAAIAVAGQPVFVTARPDGRQLWVNFAYPDNDRVQVIDSQSHQIVADLRPGPGVLHMEFTARGDQLWLSVRDGDQLQIWDPYRLKLRHSLPAAAPSGIFFSSRAQQMGY, encoded by the coding sequence ATGATCCGTCCCCTGATGCTCGGCGCGGCGTGCGCCCTGCTGTTGTCCGCCTGTGCCCAGGCCCCGCTGCGTGGCAGTGGCGACCTGGGCCTGGTGGTGGAGCGCGCCACCGGCAGCGTGCAGATCGTCGAGAGCAGCCAGGGCCGGGCCCTGGCCCGTATCGAAGGGCTGGGCGACCTGTCCCATGCCTCGGCGGTGTTTTCCCGCGACCAGCGCTACGCCTATGTGTTCGGCCGCGACGGCGGCCTGACCCAGGTCGACCTGCTCGAACAGCGCATCGCCCGGCGGGTGATCCAGGGCGGCAACAGCATCGGCGGCGCCATCAGCCAGGACGGGCGCCTGATCGCGGTATCCAACTATGTGCCGGGTGGGGTCAAGGTGTTCGACGCCGCCACCCTGGAGCTTGTGGCCGATATCCCCGCCACCCTGCTGGCCGACGGCAAGAAACGCTCGCGAGTGGTGGGCCTGGTGGATGCCCCGGGCCAGCGTTTCGTGTTCAGCCTGTTCGACACCGGCGAGATCTGGAGCGCCGACTTCAGCCAGGGCAACACGCCACGCATCACGCGCTACACAGGCATCGGCCAGCAGCCCTACGATGCGCTGATCACCACTGACGGCCGCTATTACATGGCCGGCCTGTTCGGTGAGGACGGCATGGCCCAACTCGACCTCTGGCACCCGGAACGCGGGGTCAAGCGAGTGCTTGGCGACTATGGCCGTGGCCAGGAAAAACTGCCGGTGTACAAGATGCCCCACCTGGAAGGCTGGGCCGTAGCGGGCGACCAGGCGTTCGTTCCCGCCGTGGGCCGCCACCAGGTACTGGTGATGGATGCGCGCAGTTGGCAACAGAGCGCCGCCATCGCCGTGGCCGGCCAGCCGGTGTTCGTTACCGCGCGCCCCGATGGCCGCCAGCTGTGGGTCAACTTCGCCTACCCGGACAACGACCGGGTGCAGGTGATCGACAGCCAGAGCCACCAGATCGTCGCCGACCTGCGGCCTGGGCCCGGGGTGCTGCATATGGAGTTCACCGCCCGTGGCGACCAGTTATGGCTATCGGTGCGCGATGGCGACCAGTTGCAAATCTGGGACCCCTATCGCCTCAAGCTGCGGCACAGCCTGCCGGCCGCCGCGCCCAGCGGGATTTTCTTCAGCAGCCGCGCCCAGCAGATGGGGTACTGA
- a CDS encoding c-type cytochrome: MNSYPRAVILATLLLCPPLHAAPDAQRQAQLQHLLEQDCGACHGLHLTGGLGPELTPAALAGKPRDGLVATVRLGRPGTAMPPWEPLLSAEDIGWLVDHLLQGTSQP, encoded by the coding sequence ATGAACAGCTACCCCCGCGCAGTGATCCTGGCGACCCTCCTGCTTTGCCCTCCTCTTCACGCCGCGCCTGACGCCCAGCGCCAGGCGCAGCTGCAACACCTGCTGGAACAGGACTGCGGCGCCTGCCATGGCCTGCACCTGACCGGCGGCCTGGGCCCGGAACTGACCCCCGCCGCCCTGGCCGGCAAACCCCGCGACGGCCTGGTCGCCACCGTGCGCCTGGGTCGCCCCGGCACCGCCATGCCGCCCTGGGAGCCGCTACTGAGCGCCGAGGACATCGGCTGGCTGGTCGATCATCTCTTGCAAGGAACCTCTCAACCATGA
- a CDS encoding c-type cytochrome gives MKNTLLSLFVLSAALNLQTALADDGLALFQSKSCVACHSVDSKLVGPALKEVAAKNAGVAGAAQTLAGHIKNGTQGNWGPIPMPANAVSEEEAAQLAKWVLSLK, from the coding sequence ATGAAAAATACTCTGCTTTCACTCTTCGTCCTGAGCGCTGCGTTGAACCTGCAAACCGCCTTGGCCGACGACGGCCTGGCCCTGTTCCAGAGCAAGTCCTGCGTGGCGTGCCATAGCGTGGACAGCAAGCTGGTGGGGCCTGCGCTCAAGGAGGTAGCGGCCAAGAATGCCGGGGTCGCCGGTGCGGCCCAGACCCTGGCCGGGCATATCAAGAACGGCACCCAGGGCAACTGGGGACCGATCCCGATGCCGGCCAACGCGGTCAGCGAAGAAGAAGCGGCGCAGCTGGCCAAGTGGGTCCTGAGCCTGAAATGA
- the nirS gene encoding nitrite reductase produces MVTSAGAPDMSQADFDAAKEIYFQRCAGCHGVLRKGATGKPLTPDITQARGQAYLEALITYGSPAGMPNWGTSNALTKAQITTMANFIQHTPPTPPEWGMAETRNTWKLLVKPEDRPTRQMNTLNLQNLFSVTLRDDGKIALVDGDSKQIVKLIETGYAVHISRISASGRYLLVIGRDARIDMIDLWPKEPTKVAEIKVGIEARSVETSKFKGYEDKYAIAGSYWPPQFTIMDGQTLEPKQIVSTRGMTVDKQEYHPEPRVAAIIASHEWPEFIVNVKETGKVMLVNYEDIKNLTITSIDAAPFLHDGGWDSSHRYFMTAANNSNKVAVIDSKERRLTALVDVGKTPHPGRGANFDHPQFGPVWATSHLGDAGISMIGTDPAKHPQYAWKQVGSLKGQGGGSLFIKTHPASRHLYVDTTLNPDAKLSQSVAVFDIDKLDAGYKVLPIAEYSGIKQGALRVVQPEYNKAGDEVWFSVWNGQTEESALVVIDDKTLAVKQVIKDQRLITPTGKFNVYNTQNDIY; encoded by the coding sequence ATGGTCACCAGCGCCGGGGCGCCGGACATGAGCCAGGCCGACTTCGACGCCGCCAAGGAGATCTACTTCCAGCGCTGCGCCGGTTGCCACGGCGTACTGCGCAAGGGTGCCACCGGCAAGCCCCTGACGCCGGACATCACCCAGGCCCGAGGCCAGGCCTACCTCGAAGCGCTGATCACCTACGGCTCGCCGGCGGGCATGCCCAACTGGGGCACCTCCAACGCCCTGACCAAGGCGCAGATCACCACCATGGCCAACTTCATCCAGCACACCCCGCCCACCCCGCCGGAATGGGGCATGGCCGAGACCCGCAACACCTGGAAGCTGCTGGTCAAGCCCGAGGATCGCCCGACCCGGCAGATGAACACCCTCAACCTGCAGAACCTGTTCTCGGTGACCCTGCGCGACGACGGCAAGATCGCCCTGGTGGACGGCGACAGCAAGCAGATCGTCAAGCTCATCGAAACCGGCTATGCCGTGCACATTTCGCGGATCTCGGCCTCCGGACGCTACTTGCTGGTGATCGGCCGCGATGCGCGCATCGACATGATCGACCTGTGGCCCAAGGAGCCGACCAAGGTCGCGGAGATCAAGGTGGGCATCGAGGCACGCTCGGTGGAGACCTCCAAGTTCAAGGGCTACGAGGACAAGTACGCCATCGCCGGCTCCTATTGGCCACCGCAGTTCACCATCATGGATGGCCAGACCCTGGAGCCCAAGCAGATCGTCTCGACCCGGGGCATGACCGTCGACAAGCAGGAATACCACCCCGAGCCACGGGTGGCGGCGATCATCGCCTCCCACGAATGGCCGGAGTTCATCGTCAACGTCAAGGAAACCGGCAAGGTCATGCTGGTCAACTACGAGGACATCAAGAACCTCACCATCACCAGCATCGATGCCGCGCCGTTCCTGCATGACGGCGGCTGGGACAGCAGCCACCGCTACTTCATGACGGCGGCCAACAACTCCAACAAGGTGGCGGTGATCGACTCCAAGGAGCGTCGCCTGACCGCCCTGGTGGACGTGGGCAAGACCCCGCACCCGGGCCGTGGCGCCAACTTCGACCATCCGCAGTTCGGCCCGGTGTGGGCCACCAGCCACCTGGGCGATGCCGGCATCTCGATGATCGGCACCGACCCGGCCAAGCACCCGCAATACGCCTGGAAACAGGTGGGCTCGCTCAAGGGCCAGGGCGGCGGCTCGCTGTTCATCAAGACCCACCCCGCGTCCCGCCACCTGTATGTGGACACCACCCTCAACCCCGACGCCAAGCTCAGCCAGTCGGTGGCGGTGTTCGACATCGACAAGCTCGACGCCGGCTACAAGGTGCTGCCGATCGCCGAATACTCCGGCATCAAGCAAGGCGCCCTGCGGGTAGTGCAGCCTGAATACAACAAGGCCGGCGACGAGGTCTGGTTCTCGGTGTGGAACGGCCAGACCGAGGAGTCGGCGCTGGTGGTGATCGACGACAAGACCCTGGCCGTCAAGCAGGTGATCAAGGACCAGCGGCTGATCACCCCCACCGGCAAGTTCAATGTCTACAACACCCAGAACGACATTTATTGA
- a CDS encoding CbbQ/NirQ/NorQ/GpvN family protein yields the protein MDLSEPRCEPFYQAQGNEPALFEQAWRHGLPVLIKGPTGCGKTRFVQHMAQRLQLPLHTVACHDDLSAADLVGRHLIGAQGTWWQDGPLTRAVREGGICYLDEVVEARQDTVVVLHPLADDRRELFLERTGEVLKAPPSFMLVVSYNPGYQNLLKGMKPSTRQRFVAMRLGYPDAAQEERIVRREAGVDAALASQVVKLGQALRRLDQHDLEEVASTRLLIFTARLIGAGMDPRQACLACLAEPLSDDPVTVAALMDVVDVHFP from the coding sequence ATGGACCTCTCTGAACCCCGCTGCGAACCCTTCTACCAGGCCCAGGGCAATGAACCGGCCCTGTTCGAGCAAGCCTGGCGCCACGGCCTGCCGGTGCTGATCAAGGGCCCCACCGGCTGTGGCAAGACGCGCTTCGTCCAGCACATGGCCCAGCGCTTGCAGCTGCCGCTGCACACCGTGGCCTGCCACGACGACCTGAGCGCCGCCGACCTGGTGGGCCGGCACCTGATCGGTGCCCAGGGCACCTGGTGGCAGGACGGCCCGCTGACCCGGGCGGTGCGCGAGGGCGGCATCTGCTACCTCGACGAAGTGGTGGAGGCACGCCAGGACACCGTGGTGGTGCTGCACCCTTTGGCCGACGATCGCCGCGAGCTGTTTTTGGAACGCACCGGCGAAGTGCTCAAGGCGCCGCCGTCGTTCATGCTGGTGGTGTCCTATAACCCCGGCTACCAGAACCTGCTCAAGGGCATGAAGCCCAGCACCCGCCAGCGCTTCGTGGCCATGCGCCTGGGTTACCCGGACGCCGCGCAGGAGGAACGCATCGTCCGCCGCGAGGCCGGGGTCGATGCGGCCCTGGCCAGCCAGGTGGTCAAGCTCGGACAGGCCCTGCGCCGGCTCGACCAGCACGACCTGGAGGAGGTGGCCTCGACCCGCTTGCTGATCTTCACCGCGCGCCTGATCGGCGCCGGCATGGACCCGCGCCAGGCGTGCCTGGCCTGCCTGGCCGAGCCACTGAGCGACGACCCGGTGACCGTGGCGGCGCTGATGGACGTGGTCGATGTGCACTTCCCCTGA
- a CDS encoding cytochrome c oxidase subunit 3, whose translation MCTSPEPRARRLPGDLAMWLFILVELSVFALLILAFAVTAQLKPPLFASGRALLDTSTGLAMTLSLLGAGLLAALALEQLRELRPRRAACLLGLACCVAGVYLWLKLGEYRHLAGLGLGLEHDTFFTLYWLLTGFHFLHVLPGMAILAWLAYRAWTRAPLAGSGFESGVLYWHMVDLVWVVLFPLVYILD comes from the coding sequence ATGTGCACTTCCCCTGAACCGAGGGCACGCCGCTTGCCGGGGGACCTGGCGATGTGGCTGTTCATCCTGGTCGAGCTGTCGGTGTTCGCCTTGCTGATCCTGGCGTTCGCCGTGACTGCGCAACTCAAGCCGCCACTGTTCGCCAGCGGCCGCGCCTTGCTCGATACCTCCACCGGCCTGGCCATGACCCTGAGCCTGCTGGGGGCCGGGCTGCTGGCGGCGCTGGCCCTGGAGCAACTGCGCGAGCTGCGGCCTCGGCGGGCGGCCTGCCTGCTGGGCCTGGCCTGCTGCGTGGCTGGCGTCTACCTTTGGCTCAAGCTCGGCGAGTACCGGCACTTGGCGGGCCTGGGCCTGGGGTTGGAGCACGACACCTTCTTCACCCTGTACTGGCTGCTCACCGGCTTTCACTTCCTGCATGTGCTGCCGGGCATGGCGATCCTCGCCTGGCTGGCGTACCGCGCCTGGACCCGGGCCCCGCTAGCCGGCAGCGGCTTCGAATCCGGGGTGCTGTATTGGCACATGGTGGACCTGGTGTGGGTGGTGCTGTTCCCGCTGGTCTACATCCTGGATTGA
- a CDS encoding cytochrome C oxidase subunit IV family protein yields MTASRILLLCGLALAVLSLGTVLLGQGGWVMALAVAKAWLITEGFMELRHSPWRWRLPLLAWALVVLALVGLVSHLPGKA; encoded by the coding sequence ATGACGGCTTCACGCATCCTGCTGCTGTGCGGGCTGGCCCTGGCCGTGCTCAGCCTGGGCACCGTGCTGCTGGGCCAGGGCGGGTGGGTCATGGCCCTGGCGGTGGCCAAGGCCTGGCTGATCACCGAGGGTTTCATGGAGTTGCGCCACAGCCCCTGGCGCTGGCGCTTGCCTCTGCTGGCCTGGGCCCTGGTGGTGCTGGCCCTGGTGGGCCTGGTGTCGCACCTGCCGGGCAAAGCCTGA
- a CDS encoding c-type cytochrome, producing the protein MSETFTKGMARNIYFGGSVFFFLIFLALTYHTEQTFPKRSNQAQLTEAVVRGKTVWEQNNCVGCHTLLGEGAYFAPELGNVYKRRGGEEGFKPFMQAWMKMQPLGVPGRRAMPQFHLSEQEVDDIAEFLKWSSNIDTNGWPPNKEG; encoded by the coding sequence ATGTCAGAGACCTTCACCAAGGGCATGGCCAGGAACATCTATTTCGGGGGAAGCGTGTTCTTCTTCCTGATATTCCTGGCCTTGACCTATCACACCGAGCAGACCTTTCCCAAACGTAGCAATCAGGCGCAGCTGACCGAGGCAGTGGTGCGCGGCAAGACGGTTTGGGAGCAGAACAACTGCGTCGGCTGCCACACGCTGCTGGGCGAGGGCGCGTACTTCGCGCCGGAGCTGGGCAACGTCTACAAGCGCCGTGGCGGCGAGGAGGGGTTCAAGCCCTTCATGCAGGCCTGGATGAAGATGCAGCCTTTGGGCGTGCCCGGGCGCCGCGCCATGCCGCAGTTCCACCTGAGCGAGCAAGAGGTCGACGATATCGCCGAATTCCTCAAGTGGAGCTCGAACATCGACACCAACGGCTGGCCGCCCAACAAGGAGGGCTGA
- a CDS encoding cbb3-type cytochrome c oxidase subunit I, which yields MSIANPHLKFASQAVAKPYFVFALMLFLGQVLFGLIMGLQYVVGDFLFPTIPFNVARMVHTNLLIVWLLFGFMGAAYYLVPEEADRELHSPKLAIVLFWVFAVAGVLTILGYLLVPYAGLARLTHNELLPTMGREFLEQPTITKLGIVLVCLGFLYNIGMTLLKGRKTTVSMVMMTGLIGLAVFFLFSFYNPGNLARDKFYWWWVVHLWVEGVWELIMGSMLAFVLIKITGVDREVVEKWLYVIIAMALISGIIGTGHHFFWIGAPEVWLWVGSIFSALEPLPFLAMVMFAFTMVRNRRRQHPNRAATLWAKGTTVTAFFGAGVWGFLHTLAPVNYYTHGTQLTAAHGHLSFYGAYAMIVMTLISYAMPRLRGLGEAPDERAQTLEIWGFWLMTLSMVMITLLLTAAGVVQVLLQRWAEDGSALPFMSTTEHLRGLFWARLASGVGFMAGLICYLLSFRQRGRAALAAPAPVVAS from the coding sequence ATGAGCATTGCCAATCCACATCTGAAATTCGCCTCGCAGGCCGTGGCCAAACCCTACTTCGTATTCGCCCTGATGCTGTTCCTCGGCCAGGTGCTGTTCGGCCTGATCATGGGCCTGCAATACGTGGTCGGCGACTTCCTGTTCCCCACCATCCCGTTCAACGTGGCGCGCATGGTCCACACCAACCTGCTGATCGTCTGGCTGCTGTTCGGCTTCATGGGCGCGGCCTACTACCTGGTGCCGGAAGAGGCCGACCGTGAACTGCACAGTCCGAAACTGGCGATCGTGCTGTTCTGGGTGTTCGCCGTGGCCGGGGTGCTGACCATCCTCGGCTACCTGCTGGTGCCCTATGCGGGCCTGGCCCGGCTGACCCACAACGAACTGCTGCCGACCATGGGCCGGGAGTTCCTGGAGCAGCCGACCATCACCAAGCTGGGCATCGTGCTGGTGTGCCTGGGTTTCCTCTACAACATCGGCATGACCCTGCTCAAGGGTCGCAAGACCACCGTCAGCATGGTGATGATGACCGGCCTGATCGGCCTGGCGGTGTTCTTCCTGTTCTCCTTCTACAACCCCGGCAACCTGGCCCGTGACAAGTTCTACTGGTGGTGGGTGGTGCACCTCTGGGTGGAAGGTGTGTGGGAATTGATCATGGGGTCGATGCTGGCCTTCGTGCTGATCAAGATCACCGGCGTCGACCGCGAGGTGGTGGAGAAGTGGCTGTACGTGATCATCGCCATGGCGCTGATCAGCGGCATCATCGGCACCGGCCACCACTTCTTCTGGATCGGCGCGCCCGAGGTCTGGTTGTGGGTCGGCTCGATCTTCTCGGCCCTGGAACCGCTGCCGTTCCTGGCCATGGTGATGTTCGCCTTCACCATGGTGCGCAACCGTCGGCGCCAACACCCCAACCGCGCCGCCACGCTGTGGGCCAAGGGCACTACGGTCACCGCGTTCTTCGGTGCCGGGGTCTGGGGCTTCCTGCACACCCTGGCGCCGGTCAACTACTACACCCACGGCACGCAACTGACTGCGGCCCACGGTCACCTGTCGTTCTACGGGGCCTACGCGATGATCGTCATGACCCTGATCAGCTACGCCATGCCGCGTTTGCGCGGTCTGGGCGAGGCGCCTGACGAGCGTGCGCAGACCCTGGAAATCTGGGGCTTCTGGCTGATGACCCTGTCGATGGTGATGATCACCTTGCTGCTCACCGCCGCCGGCGTGGTCCAGGTGCTGCTGCAACGCTGGGCCGAAGACGGCAGCGCCTTGCCGTTCATGTCCACCACCGAGCACCTGCGTGGCCTGTTCTGGGCGCGCCTGGCCAGTGGCGTGGGCTTCATGGCCGGACTGATCTGCTACCTGCTGAGCTTTCGCCAGCGGGGTCGCGCCGCCCTGGCCGCACCGGCCCCGGTGGTCGCGTCCTGA
- a CDS encoding nitric oxide reductase activation protein NorD has translation MAFTVELEEWVGSVWHRFITRRASSDFPEARVELASRQRALAVLYRAMGGAPGKNLEAASERDLLLRRSLLQQIAGTCRQAPLACCDEQHLRLPASLAVFPDPQLNAELYRWLVLLAAQAGPMRHWGRDNQRWTQALLQAYPGLVGRYRRLVEAHLQLRPDPATLRPDEAALERALCRALREPGSVREFPHSERAAWPLPLWLYPPLHLCSPQAADFEQDDSPLPVSAGEQQGGRKRATRIDDAPAKGGLLIVRLENLFSWTEHVELDRWEDDSQDPDAARVAEDLDHLTLSRTRIRKGGGLKLHLDLPPADIDDLPLGEGIKLPEWDYRQGRLREDFVNLQLFEPRDCQPQALPGHLQAPARRLRRQFEQLRDRRQWLRQQPQGSELDLQAWLDFHVERQHGRSAARGLFLERRQTQRDLACLLLADVSMSTDAHLNDQHRVIEVIRDSLLLFGETLSLLGDDFALYGFSSLRRQQVRLQELKGFDQAYDDRIRGKIQSLRPGYYTRMGAAIRQATRLLQGRKHQRKLLLLLTDGKPNDLDLYEGRYGVEDTREALREARRQGLTPFCITIDREAGAYLPYMFGSHGYSLIHQPEQLPLRLPQLYRQLTQP, from the coding sequence ATGGCCTTCACGGTTGAACTGGAAGAATGGGTCGGCAGCGTCTGGCATCGCTTCATCACTCGCCGGGCCAGTAGCGATTTTCCCGAGGCACGGGTCGAGCTGGCGTCCCGGCAGCGGGCCCTGGCCGTGCTCTATCGGGCCATGGGCGGTGCGCCCGGCAAGAACCTCGAGGCGGCCAGCGAGCGCGACCTGTTGCTGCGCCGCAGCCTGCTGCAGCAGATCGCCGGGACGTGCCGGCAAGCGCCCCTGGCCTGTTGCGATGAACAACACCTGCGCTTGCCGGCCAGCCTGGCGGTGTTTCCCGATCCCCAACTGAATGCGGAACTCTACCGCTGGCTGGTGTTGCTGGCGGCCCAGGCCGGCCCCATGCGCCACTGGGGGCGAGACAACCAGCGCTGGACCCAGGCATTGCTGCAGGCCTATCCGGGGCTGGTCGGGCGCTACCGGCGCCTGGTGGAGGCGCACCTGCAGTTGCGCCCCGACCCGGCCACGCTGCGACCGGACGAGGCAGCCCTGGAGCGCGCCCTGTGCCGGGCCCTGCGCGAGCCGGGCAGTGTCCGTGAGTTTCCCCATAGCGAACGGGCCGCCTGGCCGCTGCCCCTATGGCTGTATCCGCCGCTGCACCTTTGCAGCCCGCAGGCGGCGGACTTCGAGCAGGACGACAGCCCACTGCCGGTCAGTGCCGGTGAGCAGCAGGGCGGGCGCAAGCGGGCCACGCGCATCGATGACGCGCCGGCCAAGGGCGGCCTGCTGATCGTGCGCCTGGAGAACCTGTTCAGTTGGACCGAACACGTCGAGCTCGACCGCTGGGAGGATGACAGCCAGGACCCCGACGCCGCCCGGGTCGCCGAGGACCTCGACCACCTGACCCTGTCGCGCACGCGGATCCGCAAGGGCGGCGGCCTCAAGTTGCACCTGGACCTGCCACCGGCGGACATCGACGACCTGCCCCTGGGCGAGGGCATCAAGCTGCCGGAGTGGGACTATCGCCAGGGCCGGTTGCGGGAGGACTTCGTCAATCTGCAGCTGTTCGAGCCACGGGATTGCCAACCGCAAGCGCTGCCGGGCCATCTGCAGGCCCCGGCCCGGCGCTTGCGCCGCCAGTTCGAGCAGTTGCGCGACCGTCGCCAATGGCTGCGCCAGCAACCCCAGGGCAGCGAGCTGGACCTGCAAGCCTGGCTGGACTTCCACGTCGAGCGCCAGCACGGGCGCAGCGCCGCGCGCGGTTTGTTCCTGGAGCGGCGCCAGACCCAGCGCGACCTGGCGTGCCTGCTGCTGGCGGATGTGTCGATGTCCACCGATGCGCACCTGAACGACCAGCACCGGGTGATCGAGGTGATCCGCGACAGCCTGTTGCTGTTCGGCGAGACCCTGTCGCTGCTCGGCGACGATTTCGCCTTGTACGGTTTTTCCTCGCTGCGCCGCCAGCAGGTACGACTGCAGGAACTCAAGGGTTTCGACCAGGCCTACGACGACCGTATCCGGGGCAAGATCCAGAGCCTCAGGCCCGGCTACTACACCCGCATGGGCGCGGCGATCCGCCAGGCCACGCGCCTGCTGCAAGGGCGCAAGCACCAGCGCAAGCTGCTGTTGCTGCTCACCGATGGCAAGCCCAACGACCTGGATCTGTACGAAGGGCGCTATGGCGTCGAAGACACCCGTGAGGCGCTGCGCGAAGCCCGGCGCCAGGGGCTCACGCCGTTCTGCATCACCATCGATCGCGAGGCCGGGGCCTATCTGCCGTACATGTTCGGCAGCCACGGCTACAGCCTGATCCACCAGCCCGAGCAGCTACCCCTGCGCCTGCCGCAGCTGTACCGCCAATTGACCCAGCCCTGA
- a CDS encoding Crp/Fnr family transcriptional regulator — MVLHRVHHQILRSHHLFEPLNDEQLDELMATSQLLSVDKGEPLFHQGEVADAFYFVIAGAVKIYRLTPDGQEKVFEVIGPRQTFAEAMMLMDTPNYVASAEAVGPAQLYRLSNATYIRLLQSNSRLTFALLGKLCVRLHQRVNEIETLSLKNATHRVVRYLLTQLMQAQPVERQFELPMAKQLIAGHLAIQPETFSRIIRRLIDDKIISQDGRRIVILDRPRLEQFE; from the coding sequence ATGGTGCTTCACCGAGTCCACCACCAGATCTTGCGCAGCCATCACCTGTTCGAGCCCTTGAACGACGAGCAGCTTGACGAGCTGATGGCCACCAGCCAACTGCTCAGCGTCGACAAGGGCGAGCCGCTGTTCCACCAGGGCGAAGTGGCCGATGCGTTCTATTTCGTCATTGCAGGGGCGGTGAAGATCTACCGCCTGACCCCGGACGGCCAGGAGAAGGTCTTCGAGGTGATTGGCCCGCGCCAGACCTTCGCCGAAGCGATGATGCTGATGGACACCCCCAACTACGTGGCCTCGGCCGAGGCCGTCGGCCCCGCGCAGCTGTACCGGCTGTCCAATGCCACCTATATCCGCCTGCTGCAAAGCAACAGCCGGCTGACCTTCGCCCTGCTGGGCAAGCTCTGCGTACGCCTGCACCAGCGGGTCAACGAGATCGAGACGCTGTCGCTGAAAAACGCCACCCACCGGGTGGTGCGCTACCTGCTCACCCAGCTGATGCAGGCCCAGCCCGTGGAGCGCCAGTTCGAGCTGCCGATGGCCAAGCAACTGATCGCCGGGCACCTGGCGATCCAGCCCGAGACCTTCTCGCGGATCATCCGGCGCCTGATCGACGACAAGATCATCAGCCAGGACGGCCGGCGCATCGTCATTCTCGACCGGCCACGGCTGGAGCAATTCGAATGA